The Sebastes umbrosus isolate fSebUmb1 chromosome 23, fSebUmb1.pri, whole genome shotgun sequence genome contains a region encoding:
- the nrcama gene encoding neuronal cell adhesion molecule a isoform X12 — protein MDRNRKRVQGFGAVLLTLLCHMTSALEVPLDPKVLEGLPQPPTITLQSPKDYIFDPRENIVIHCEAKGKPHPSFSWTRNGSHFDVEKDSKVLMKPGSGTLVIDISGEKAEAYEGTYQCTAHNEHGTAVSNSIVIRQSRSPLWSKERNEAIVVQMGVSLVLQCRPPAGLPPPVIFWMDNNFQRLPLDKRVSQALNGDLYFSNVLPEDTRSDYICYARFPHTQTIQQKQPISVTVLDNSPEGERRPVFMTPLGATSTKMVLRGETLELECVADGLPTPEISWQKGGGELPSSRMSFYNFRKTLKVSDVTETDGGDYRCTAANNLGTIYHIIKVTVKAAPFWVSAPRNLILAPNETGILTCRVNGEPKPKINWFVNGVSIENAPEDPSRKVDDDTVILSNVQTGSSAVYQCNASNEFGYLLANAFVNVLAEPPRVLTPPDRVYQVITNNPALLHCAFFGSPIPSITWFKDSQTSVKNGDPYVIHENGTLEIHVAQPLNSGKYTCIATNSLGIKENHIFLEVKEPTRILKQPEYRVVQRGMSAVFECKVKHDPSLVPTMTWLKDNGELPDGRFEVGADSLTINDVTDGDEGTYTCIMNTTLDQDSASAMLTVVEKPDPPTDLELTDQTERSVQLTWIPGDEHNSPTQKFLIQYEDLLHQPGVWINLTDTSGTSTTARLNLSPYVYYSFRVLALNRVGYSEPSKPSSQYRTNPSAPDDNPSDVQGGGTKPGNLVISWTSLTGFQANGPHLEYRVQWRQKDVDDDWSSKNVANVSEFIVSGTPIYVPYEVKVQALNDYGSGPEPEVVIGYSGEDLPLSAPDSVQIMVHNSTLAEVHWEPVSFPSVRGKLQGYKVYYRRERGLHETEEDTEQLEQVLTFSGNRSEGRLPGLQPYSQYNLTIRVLNNKGEGPPSPSKKFETPEGVPERPSFLNVINHGLDSLTLEWGPPLNNNGRLAGYTLKYQPVNNTNELGPVKVMTFLANETATTLSSLNSSMLYKFYLSAKTIKGSGPIITGEAFTVMDTTVPSRQVDIATQGWFIGLMCAIALLILVLLIVCFIKRNKGGKYPVKEKEDAHQDPEIQPMKEDDGTFGEYRSMESDTEDHKPLKGSRTPSNGTVRRDESDDSLVDYGEGGDGQFNEDGSFIGQYSGKKEKDTHEGNESSEAPSPVNAMNSFV, from the exons ATGGACAGGAACAGGAAGCGGGTGCAGGGCTTCGGAGCTGTGCTATTGACACTCTTGTGTCACATGACCTCAGCGCTGGAAGTGCCTCTCGATC CTAAAGTACTGGAAGGAT TGCCACAACCCCCCACCATAACGCTACAGTCCCCGAAGGATTACATCTTTGATCCGCGGGAGAACATTGTCATCCACTGCGAGGCCAAGGGGAAGCCTCATCCCAG CTTCTCGTGGACGAGAAACGGGTCCCACTTTGATGTCGAGAAAGACTCCAAAGTCCTGATGAAGCCCGGATCGGGAACTCTGGTCATCGACATCAGCGGGGAGAAGGCCGAGGCCTACGAGGGAACGTACCAGTGCACGGCGCACAACGAGCACGGCACCGCCGTATCCAACAGCATCGTCATCAGACAGTCCA GGTCCCCCTTGTGGTCGAAGGAGAGAAATGAGGCCATCGTGGTGCAGATGGGGGTCTCCCTGGTGCTGCAGTGCCGACCCCCTGCTGGGCTGCCCCCGCCCGTCATCTTCTGGATGGATAACA ACTTCCAGAGGCTACCGCTGGATAAGCGAGTGTCCCAGGCTCTGAATGGAGACTTGTACTTTTCCAATGTTCTCCCAGAAGACACCAGGAGCGACTACATCTGCTACGCTCGCTTCcctcacacacaaaccatcCAGCAGAAACAGCCCATCTCCGTCACCGTGCTGGACA ACAGCCCAGAGGGGGAGCGGCGCCCCGTTTTCATGACGCCTCTGGGCGCCACCAGCACCAAGATGGTTCTGAGAGGGGAGACTCTGGAGCTGGAATGCGTTGCTGACGGCTT GCCCACTCCAGAGATCTCCTGGCAGAAGGGTGGAGGAGAGCTGCCGAGCAGCAGGATGTCCTTTTATAACTTCAGGAAAACGCTCAAGGTTTCTGACGTGACCGAAACTGACGGCGGGGACTACCGATGTACAGCCGCGAACAACTTGGGCACCATATACCACATCATCAAGGTCACCGTCAAAG CGGCTCCTTTCTGGGTCAGCGCTCCCAGGAACCTGATCCTCGCCCCGAACGAGACCGGCATCCTGACTTGTCGAGTTAACGGAGAGCCCAAACCCAAGATTAACTGGTTTGTCAACGGAGTCTCCATAGAGA ACGCACCAGAGGACCCCAGTCGGAAAGTGGATGATGACACTGTGATTCTTAGCAATGTGCAAACAGGGTCCAGCGCTGTCTACCAGTGTAACGCATCTAATGAATTTGGTTACCTGTTGGCAAACGCTTTTGTCAACGTTCTTG CTGAGCCACCAAGGGTGCTAACTCCACCCGACCGAGTGTACCAGGTCATCACCAACAACCCCGCGTTACTTCATTGCGCCTTCTTCGGCTCGCCAATACCATCCATCACATG GTTTAAAGACAGTCAGACCAGCGTTAAGAACGGGGACCCTTATGTGATCCATGAGAACGGTACATTGGAGATTCACGTGGCCCAGCCACTAAACAGTGGGAAGTACACCTGCATTGCCACCAACAGCCTGGGGATCAAGGAGAACCATATCTTCCTGGAGGTTAAAG AGCCCACCCGTATCCTAAAGCAGCCAGAGTACAGGGTGGTGCAGAGAGGCATGAGCGCTGTGTTCGAGTGTAAAGTCAAACACGACCCATCCCTCGTTCCCACCATGACCTGGCTCAAAGACAACGGAGAGCTGCCCGACGGGAG GTTTGAGGTGGGCGCGGACAGTCTGACCATCAATGACGTGACAGATGGAGACGAGGGCACCTACACCTGCATCATGAACACCACCCTCGACCAGGACTCAGCCAGCGCCATGCTGACTGTCGTAG AGAAACCTGACCCTCCGACTGACCTGGAACTGACTGACCAGACAGAGAGGAGCGTTCAGCTCACCTGGATCCCCGGAGACGAACACAACAGTCCCACACAGA AGTTTCTGATCCAATACGAGGATCTGCTCCACCAGCCAGGCGTTTGGATCAACCTGACGGATACTTCTGGTACCAGCACCACGGCGCGGTTAAACCTCTCTCCGTACGTCTACTACTCCTTCAGAGTCCTGGCTCTGAATCGCGTCGGCTACAGCGAGCCAAGCAAGCCCTCGAGCCAATACAGGACCAACCCTTCAG CACCTGATGACAATCCATCAGATGTTCAGGGAGGAGGAACAAAGCCTGGCAACTTAGTCATCTCCTGGACA TCGCTGACAGGATTTCAGGCTAACGGACCCCATCTGGAGTACAGGGTGCAGTGGAGACAGAAGGACGTAGATGACGATTGGTCCTCAAAGAACGTGGCCAACGTTTCGGAGTTCATTGTGTCTGGAACTCCAATCTACGTGCCCTACGAAGTCAAGGTTCAAGCTCTGAATGATTATGGCAGCGGCCCAGAGCCTGAAGTGGTGATTGGATACTCTGGAGAAGACT TGCCTTTGTCGGCTCCCGATAGTGTGCAGATCATGGTTCACAACAGCACGCTTGCAGAAGTCCACTGGGAGCCTGTTTCTTTCCCCTCGGTTAGAGGAAAACTACAGGGATACAAG GTATACTACCGGCGCGAGCGGGGCTTGCatgagacagaggaggacaCAGAGCAGCTGGAGCAGGTTTTGACGTTCAGTGGGAATCGTAGCGAGGGACGTCTGCCGGGCCTCCAGCCTTACAGCCAGTACAACCTCACCATCAGGGTCCTCAATAACAAGGGAGAAGGGCCTCCCAGCCCCAGCAAGAAGTTTGAGACACCTGAAGGAG TACCGGAGCGTCCTTCTTTCCTGAATGTCATAAACCACGGTTTGGACTCTCTCACTCTGGAATGGGGCCCACCATTGAACAACAATGGCCGCCTCGCTGGATACACACTGAAATACCAACCAG TCAACAACACCAACGAGCTGGGGCCAGTCAAGGTCATGACCTTCCTAGCCAACGAGACCGCCACGACCCTGAGCAGCCTGAACTCCAGCATGCTCTACAAGTTCTACTTGAGCGCAAAGACAATCAAGGGCTCCGGCCCCATCATCACAGGGGAGGCCTTCACAGTCATGGACACAA ccGTACCCAGCCGGCAGGTAGACATCGCCACCCAGGGCTGGTTTATCGGGCTGATGTGTGCCATCGCGCTCCTCATCTTGGTCCTCCTCATAGTGTGCTTCATCAAGAGGAACAAGGGTGGCAAATATCCAG tgaaagagaaagaagatgcTCACCAAGACCCAGAGATCCAGCCTATGAAGGAGGATGATGGGACATTTGGAGAGTACAG GTCTATGGAGAG TGACACAGAGGACCACAAGCCGCTGAAGGGCAGCCGGACGCCGTCCAATGGGACGGTGCGCCGCGACGAGAGCGACGACAGCCTGGTGGACTACGGGGAGGGCGGGGACGGACAGTTCAACGAGGACGGCTCCTTCATTGGCCAGTACAGCggcaagaaagagaaagacacgCACGAAGGCAACGAGAGTTCGGAGGCCCCGTCGCCCGTCAACGCCATGAACTCGTTTGTCTAA
- the nrcama gene encoding neuronal cell adhesion molecule a isoform X10 — MDRNRKRVQGFGAVLLTLLCHMTSALEVPLDLPQPPTITLQSPKDYIFDPRENIVIHCEAKGKPHPSFSWTRNGSHFDVEKDSKVLMKPGSGTLVIDISGEKAEAYEGTYQCTAHNEHGTAVSNSIVIRQSRSPLWSKERNEAIVVQMGVSLVLQCRPPAGLPPPVIFWMDNNFQRLPLDKRVSQALNGDLYFSNVLPEDTRSDYICYARFPHTQTIQQKQPISVTVLDNSPEGERRPVFMTPLGATSTKMVLRGETLELECVADGLPTPEISWQKGGGELPSSRMSFYNFRKTLKVSDVTETDGGDYRCTAANNLGTIYHIIKVTVKAAPFWVSAPRNLILAPNETGILTCRVNGEPKPKINWFVNGVSIENAPEDPSRKVDDDTVILSNVQTGSSAVYQCNASNEFGYLLANAFVNVLAEPPRVLTPPDRVYQVITNNPALLHCAFFGSPIPSITWFKDSQTSVKNGDPYVIHENGTLEIHVAQPLNSGKYTCIATNSLGIKENHIFLEVKEPTRILKQPEYRVVQRGMSAVFECKVKHDPSLVPTMTWLKDNGELPDGRFEVGADSLTINDVTDGDEGTYTCIMNTTLDQDSASAMLTVVEKPDPPTDLELTDQTERSVQLTWIPGDEHNSPTQKFLIQYEDLLHQPGVWINLTDTSGTSTTARLNLSPYVYYSFRVLALNRVGYSEPSKPSSQYRTNPSAPDDNPSDVQGGGTKPGNLVISWTSLTGFQANGPHLEYRVQWRQKDVDDDWSSKNVANVSEFIVSGTPIYVPYEVKVQALNDYGSGPEPEVVIGYSGEDLPLSAPDSVQIMVHNSTLAEVHWEPVSFPSVRGKLQGYKVYYRRERGLHETEEDTEQLEQVLTFSGNRSEGRLPGLQPYSQYNLTIRVLNNKGEGPPSPSKKFETPEGVPERPSFLNVINHGLDSLTLEWGPPLNNNGRLAGYTLKYQPVNNTNELGPVKVMTFLANETATTLSSLNSSMLYKFYLSAKTIKGSGPIITGEAFTVMDTTVPSRQVDIATQGWFIGLMCAIALLILVLLIVCFIKRNKGGKYPVKEKEDAHQDPEIQPMKEDDGTFGEYSDTEDHKPLKGSRTPSNGTVRRDESDDSLVDYGEGGDGQFNEDGSFIGQYSGKKEKDTHEGNESSEAPSPVNAMNSFV, encoded by the exons ATGGACAGGAACAGGAAGCGGGTGCAGGGCTTCGGAGCTGTGCTATTGACACTCTTGTGTCACATGACCTCAGCGCTGGAAGTGCCTCTCGATC TGCCACAACCCCCCACCATAACGCTACAGTCCCCGAAGGATTACATCTTTGATCCGCGGGAGAACATTGTCATCCACTGCGAGGCCAAGGGGAAGCCTCATCCCAG CTTCTCGTGGACGAGAAACGGGTCCCACTTTGATGTCGAGAAAGACTCCAAAGTCCTGATGAAGCCCGGATCGGGAACTCTGGTCATCGACATCAGCGGGGAGAAGGCCGAGGCCTACGAGGGAACGTACCAGTGCACGGCGCACAACGAGCACGGCACCGCCGTATCCAACAGCATCGTCATCAGACAGTCCA GGTCCCCCTTGTGGTCGAAGGAGAGAAATGAGGCCATCGTGGTGCAGATGGGGGTCTCCCTGGTGCTGCAGTGCCGACCCCCTGCTGGGCTGCCCCCGCCCGTCATCTTCTGGATGGATAACA ACTTCCAGAGGCTACCGCTGGATAAGCGAGTGTCCCAGGCTCTGAATGGAGACTTGTACTTTTCCAATGTTCTCCCAGAAGACACCAGGAGCGACTACATCTGCTACGCTCGCTTCcctcacacacaaaccatcCAGCAGAAACAGCCCATCTCCGTCACCGTGCTGGACA ACAGCCCAGAGGGGGAGCGGCGCCCCGTTTTCATGACGCCTCTGGGCGCCACCAGCACCAAGATGGTTCTGAGAGGGGAGACTCTGGAGCTGGAATGCGTTGCTGACGGCTT GCCCACTCCAGAGATCTCCTGGCAGAAGGGTGGAGGAGAGCTGCCGAGCAGCAGGATGTCCTTTTATAACTTCAGGAAAACGCTCAAGGTTTCTGACGTGACCGAAACTGACGGCGGGGACTACCGATGTACAGCCGCGAACAACTTGGGCACCATATACCACATCATCAAGGTCACCGTCAAAG CGGCTCCTTTCTGGGTCAGCGCTCCCAGGAACCTGATCCTCGCCCCGAACGAGACCGGCATCCTGACTTGTCGAGTTAACGGAGAGCCCAAACCCAAGATTAACTGGTTTGTCAACGGAGTCTCCATAGAGA ACGCACCAGAGGACCCCAGTCGGAAAGTGGATGATGACACTGTGATTCTTAGCAATGTGCAAACAGGGTCCAGCGCTGTCTACCAGTGTAACGCATCTAATGAATTTGGTTACCTGTTGGCAAACGCTTTTGTCAACGTTCTTG CTGAGCCACCAAGGGTGCTAACTCCACCCGACCGAGTGTACCAGGTCATCACCAACAACCCCGCGTTACTTCATTGCGCCTTCTTCGGCTCGCCAATACCATCCATCACATG GTTTAAAGACAGTCAGACCAGCGTTAAGAACGGGGACCCTTATGTGATCCATGAGAACGGTACATTGGAGATTCACGTGGCCCAGCCACTAAACAGTGGGAAGTACACCTGCATTGCCACCAACAGCCTGGGGATCAAGGAGAACCATATCTTCCTGGAGGTTAAAG AGCCCACCCGTATCCTAAAGCAGCCAGAGTACAGGGTGGTGCAGAGAGGCATGAGCGCTGTGTTCGAGTGTAAAGTCAAACACGACCCATCCCTCGTTCCCACCATGACCTGGCTCAAAGACAACGGAGAGCTGCCCGACGGGAG GTTTGAGGTGGGCGCGGACAGTCTGACCATCAATGACGTGACAGATGGAGACGAGGGCACCTACACCTGCATCATGAACACCACCCTCGACCAGGACTCAGCCAGCGCCATGCTGACTGTCGTAG AGAAACCTGACCCTCCGACTGACCTGGAACTGACTGACCAGACAGAGAGGAGCGTTCAGCTCACCTGGATCCCCGGAGACGAACACAACAGTCCCACACAGA AGTTTCTGATCCAATACGAGGATCTGCTCCACCAGCCAGGCGTTTGGATCAACCTGACGGATACTTCTGGTACCAGCACCACGGCGCGGTTAAACCTCTCTCCGTACGTCTACTACTCCTTCAGAGTCCTGGCTCTGAATCGCGTCGGCTACAGCGAGCCAAGCAAGCCCTCGAGCCAATACAGGACCAACCCTTCAG CACCTGATGACAATCCATCAGATGTTCAGGGAGGAGGAACAAAGCCTGGCAACTTAGTCATCTCCTGGACA TCGCTGACAGGATTTCAGGCTAACGGACCCCATCTGGAGTACAGGGTGCAGTGGAGACAGAAGGACGTAGATGACGATTGGTCCTCAAAGAACGTGGCCAACGTTTCGGAGTTCATTGTGTCTGGAACTCCAATCTACGTGCCCTACGAAGTCAAGGTTCAAGCTCTGAATGATTATGGCAGCGGCCCAGAGCCTGAAGTGGTGATTGGATACTCTGGAGAAGACT TGCCTTTGTCGGCTCCCGATAGTGTGCAGATCATGGTTCACAACAGCACGCTTGCAGAAGTCCACTGGGAGCCTGTTTCTTTCCCCTCGGTTAGAGGAAAACTACAGGGATACAAG GTATACTACCGGCGCGAGCGGGGCTTGCatgagacagaggaggacaCAGAGCAGCTGGAGCAGGTTTTGACGTTCAGTGGGAATCGTAGCGAGGGACGTCTGCCGGGCCTCCAGCCTTACAGCCAGTACAACCTCACCATCAGGGTCCTCAATAACAAGGGAGAAGGGCCTCCCAGCCCCAGCAAGAAGTTTGAGACACCTGAAGGAG TACCGGAGCGTCCTTCTTTCCTGAATGTCATAAACCACGGTTTGGACTCTCTCACTCTGGAATGGGGCCCACCATTGAACAACAATGGCCGCCTCGCTGGATACACACTGAAATACCAACCAG TCAACAACACCAACGAGCTGGGGCCAGTCAAGGTCATGACCTTCCTAGCCAACGAGACCGCCACGACCCTGAGCAGCCTGAACTCCAGCATGCTCTACAAGTTCTACTTGAGCGCAAAGACAATCAAGGGCTCCGGCCCCATCATCACAGGGGAGGCCTTCACAGTCATGGACACAA ccGTACCCAGCCGGCAGGTAGACATCGCCACCCAGGGCTGGTTTATCGGGCTGATGTGTGCCATCGCGCTCCTCATCTTGGTCCTCCTCATAGTGTGCTTCATCAAGAGGAACAAGGGTGGCAAATATCCAG tgaaagagaaagaagatgcTCACCAAGACCCAGAGATCCAGCCTATGAAGGAGGATGATGGGACATTTGGAGAGTACAG TGACACAGAGGACCACAAGCCGCTGAAGGGCAGCCGGACGCCGTCCAATGGGACGGTGCGCCGCGACGAGAGCGACGACAGCCTGGTGGACTACGGGGAGGGCGGGGACGGACAGTTCAACGAGGACGGCTCCTTCATTGGCCAGTACAGCggcaagaaagagaaagacacgCACGAAGGCAACGAGAGTTCGGAGGCCCCGTCGCCCGTCAACGCCATGAACTCGTTTGTCTAA
- the nrcama gene encoding neuronal cell adhesion molecule a isoform X6: MDRNRKRVQGFGAVLLTLLCHMTSALEVPLDPKVLEGLPQPPTITLQSPKDYIFDPRENIVIHCEAKGKPHPSFSWTRNGSHFDVEKDSKVLMKPGSGTLVIDISGEKAEAYEGTYQCTAHNEHGTAVSNSIVIRQSRSPLWSKERNEAIVVQMGVSLVLQCRPPAGLPPPVIFWMDNNFQRLPLDKRVSQALNGDLYFSNVLPEDTRSDYICYARFPHTQTIQQKQPISVTVLDNSPEGERRPVFMTPLGATSTKMVLRGETLELECVADGLPTPEISWQKGGGELPSSRMSFYNFRKTLKVSDVTETDGGDYRCTAANNLGTIYHIIKVTVKAAPFWVSAPRNLILAPNETGILTCRVNGEPKPKINWFVNGVSIENAPEDPSRKVDDDTVILSNVQTGSSAVYQCNASNEFGYLLANAFVNVLAEPPRVLTPPDRVYQVITNNPALLHCAFFGSPIPSITWFKDSQTSVKNGDPYVIHENGTLEIHVAQPLNSGKYTCIATNSLGIKENHIFLEVKEPTRILKQPEYRVVQRGMSAVFECKVKHDPSLVPTMTWLKDNGELPDGRFEVGADSLTINDVTDGDEGTYTCIMNTTLDQDSASAMLTVVEATPTPAMVYEKPDPPTDLELTDQTERSVQLTWIPGDEHNSPTQKFLIQYEDLLHQPGVWINLTDTSGTSTTARLNLSPYVYYSFRVLALNRVGYSEPSKPSSQYRTNPSAPDDNPSDVQGGGTKPGNLVISWTSLTGFQANGPHLEYRVQWRQKDVDDDWSSKNVANVSEFIVSGTPIYVPYEVKVQALNDYGSGPEPEVVIGYSGEDLPLSAPDSVQIMVHNSTLAEVHWEPVSFPSVRGKLQGYKVYYRRERGLHETEEDTEQLEQVLTFSGNRSEGRLPGLQPYSQYNLTIRVLNNKGEGPPSPSKKFETPEGVPERPSFLNVINHGLDSLTLEWGPPLNNNGRLAGYTLKYQPVNNTNELGPVKVMTFLANETATTLSSLNSSMLYKFYLSAKTIKGSGPIITGEAFTVMDTIRSQPTVETGKVPHVGPAFGKVNTSMSEDGAVISWDYFGHHKNVYVEYIVENSKQDWTKELVNGSHWHMIKGLKPGTSYKVRVVARDPADPAVHSTEEVVVLVPAVPSRQVDIATQGWFIGLMCAIALLILVLLIVCFIKRNKGGKYPVKEKEDAHQDPEIQPMKEDDGTFGEYRSMESDTEDHKPLKGSRTPSNGTVRRDESDDSLVDYGEGGDGQFNEDGSFIGQYSGKKEKDTHEGNESSEAPSPVNAMNSFV; this comes from the exons ATGGACAGGAACAGGAAGCGGGTGCAGGGCTTCGGAGCTGTGCTATTGACACTCTTGTGTCACATGACCTCAGCGCTGGAAGTGCCTCTCGATC CTAAAGTACTGGAAGGAT TGCCACAACCCCCCACCATAACGCTACAGTCCCCGAAGGATTACATCTTTGATCCGCGGGAGAACATTGTCATCCACTGCGAGGCCAAGGGGAAGCCTCATCCCAG CTTCTCGTGGACGAGAAACGGGTCCCACTTTGATGTCGAGAAAGACTCCAAAGTCCTGATGAAGCCCGGATCGGGAACTCTGGTCATCGACATCAGCGGGGAGAAGGCCGAGGCCTACGAGGGAACGTACCAGTGCACGGCGCACAACGAGCACGGCACCGCCGTATCCAACAGCATCGTCATCAGACAGTCCA GGTCCCCCTTGTGGTCGAAGGAGAGAAATGAGGCCATCGTGGTGCAGATGGGGGTCTCCCTGGTGCTGCAGTGCCGACCCCCTGCTGGGCTGCCCCCGCCCGTCATCTTCTGGATGGATAACA ACTTCCAGAGGCTACCGCTGGATAAGCGAGTGTCCCAGGCTCTGAATGGAGACTTGTACTTTTCCAATGTTCTCCCAGAAGACACCAGGAGCGACTACATCTGCTACGCTCGCTTCcctcacacacaaaccatcCAGCAGAAACAGCCCATCTCCGTCACCGTGCTGGACA ACAGCCCAGAGGGGGAGCGGCGCCCCGTTTTCATGACGCCTCTGGGCGCCACCAGCACCAAGATGGTTCTGAGAGGGGAGACTCTGGAGCTGGAATGCGTTGCTGACGGCTT GCCCACTCCAGAGATCTCCTGGCAGAAGGGTGGAGGAGAGCTGCCGAGCAGCAGGATGTCCTTTTATAACTTCAGGAAAACGCTCAAGGTTTCTGACGTGACCGAAACTGACGGCGGGGACTACCGATGTACAGCCGCGAACAACTTGGGCACCATATACCACATCATCAAGGTCACCGTCAAAG CGGCTCCTTTCTGGGTCAGCGCTCCCAGGAACCTGATCCTCGCCCCGAACGAGACCGGCATCCTGACTTGTCGAGTTAACGGAGAGCCCAAACCCAAGATTAACTGGTTTGTCAACGGAGTCTCCATAGAGA ACGCACCAGAGGACCCCAGTCGGAAAGTGGATGATGACACTGTGATTCTTAGCAATGTGCAAACAGGGTCCAGCGCTGTCTACCAGTGTAACGCATCTAATGAATTTGGTTACCTGTTGGCAAACGCTTTTGTCAACGTTCTTG CTGAGCCACCAAGGGTGCTAACTCCACCCGACCGAGTGTACCAGGTCATCACCAACAACCCCGCGTTACTTCATTGCGCCTTCTTCGGCTCGCCAATACCATCCATCACATG GTTTAAAGACAGTCAGACCAGCGTTAAGAACGGGGACCCTTATGTGATCCATGAGAACGGTACATTGGAGATTCACGTGGCCCAGCCACTAAACAGTGGGAAGTACACCTGCATTGCCACCAACAGCCTGGGGATCAAGGAGAACCATATCTTCCTGGAGGTTAAAG AGCCCACCCGTATCCTAAAGCAGCCAGAGTACAGGGTGGTGCAGAGAGGCATGAGCGCTGTGTTCGAGTGTAAAGTCAAACACGACCCATCCCTCGTTCCCACCATGACCTGGCTCAAAGACAACGGAGAGCTGCCCGACGGGAG GTTTGAGGTGGGCGCGGACAGTCTGACCATCAATGACGTGACAGATGGAGACGAGGGCACCTACACCTGCATCATGAACACCACCCTCGACCAGGACTCAGCCAGCGCCATGCTGACTGTCGTAG AGGCTACTCCTACTCCAGCTATGGTCTACG AGAAACCTGACCCTCCGACTGACCTGGAACTGACTGACCAGACAGAGAGGAGCGTTCAGCTCACCTGGATCCCCGGAGACGAACACAACAGTCCCACACAGA AGTTTCTGATCCAATACGAGGATCTGCTCCACCAGCCAGGCGTTTGGATCAACCTGACGGATACTTCTGGTACCAGCACCACGGCGCGGTTAAACCTCTCTCCGTACGTCTACTACTCCTTCAGAGTCCTGGCTCTGAATCGCGTCGGCTACAGCGAGCCAAGCAAGCCCTCGAGCCAATACAGGACCAACCCTTCAG CACCTGATGACAATCCATCAGATGTTCAGGGAGGAGGAACAAAGCCTGGCAACTTAGTCATCTCCTGGACA TCGCTGACAGGATTTCAGGCTAACGGACCCCATCTGGAGTACAGGGTGCAGTGGAGACAGAAGGACGTAGATGACGATTGGTCCTCAAAGAACGTGGCCAACGTTTCGGAGTTCATTGTGTCTGGAACTCCAATCTACGTGCCCTACGAAGTCAAGGTTCAAGCTCTGAATGATTATGGCAGCGGCCCAGAGCCTGAAGTGGTGATTGGATACTCTGGAGAAGACT TGCCTTTGTCGGCTCCCGATAGTGTGCAGATCATGGTTCACAACAGCACGCTTGCAGAAGTCCACTGGGAGCCTGTTTCTTTCCCCTCGGTTAGAGGAAAACTACAGGGATACAAG GTATACTACCGGCGCGAGCGGGGCTTGCatgagacagaggaggacaCAGAGCAGCTGGAGCAGGTTTTGACGTTCAGTGGGAATCGTAGCGAGGGACGTCTGCCGGGCCTCCAGCCTTACAGCCAGTACAACCTCACCATCAGGGTCCTCAATAACAAGGGAGAAGGGCCTCCCAGCCCCAGCAAGAAGTTTGAGACACCTGAAGGAG TACCGGAGCGTCCTTCTTTCCTGAATGTCATAAACCACGGTTTGGACTCTCTCACTCTGGAATGGGGCCCACCATTGAACAACAATGGCCGCCTCGCTGGATACACACTGAAATACCAACCAG TCAACAACACCAACGAGCTGGGGCCAGTCAAGGTCATGACCTTCCTAGCCAACGAGACCGCCACGACCCTGAGCAGCCTGAACTCCAGCATGCTCTACAAGTTCTACTTGAGCGCAAAGACAATCAAGGGCTCCGGCCCCATCATCACAGGGGAGGCCTTCACAGTCATGGACACAA TTCGTTCTCAGCCCACTGTAGAGACGGGCAAAG TGCCGCATGTAGGCCCTGCGTTTGGCAAAGTTAACACGTCCATGTCGGAGGACGGTGCAGTGATCAGTTGGGATTACTTTGGACACCATAAGAATGTATATGTGGAATATATTGTAGAAAACA GTAAACAGGACTGGACAAAGGAGTTGGTAAACGGTTCACACTGGCATATGATAAAAGGTTTAAAGCCAGGGACGTCCTATAAGGTGCGTGTGGTAGCTAGAGACCCGGCCGACCCGGCGGTCCACAGCACAGAAGAAGTGGTGGTCTTGGTTCCAG ccGTACCCAGCCGGCAGGTAGACATCGCCACCCAGGGCTGGTTTATCGGGCTGATGTGTGCCATCGCGCTCCTCATCTTGGTCCTCCTCATAGTGTGCTTCATCAAGAGGAACAAGGGTGGCAAATATCCAG tgaaagagaaagaagatgcTCACCAAGACCCAGAGATCCAGCCTATGAAGGAGGATGATGGGACATTTGGAGAGTACAG GTCTATGGAGAG TGACACAGAGGACCACAAGCCGCTGAAGGGCAGCCGGACGCCGTCCAATGGGACGGTGCGCCGCGACGAGAGCGACGACAGCCTGGTGGACTACGGGGAGGGCGGGGACGGACAGTTCAACGAGGACGGCTCCTTCATTGGCCAGTACAGCggcaagaaagagaaagacacgCACGAAGGCAACGAGAGTTCGGAGGCCCCGTCGCCCGTCAACGCCATGAACTCGTTTGTCTAA